The genomic window CAACTTTGGAATTTAATACGATCGACtggagtgtgtgtgtgtgtgacttACAAAGATTCCTGAAAGAGAGACTGGAATTTAGCGCACACAGACGCCAAGCAATTATCAGGTGAATAACAGTAGTCATATGCCTACTGAGAATCGCATTCCACCAGTGCTTGAAACTTCATTGTTATAGCCAAATACCGAATTCAATGAACACATGATGGGAAATGGAACTGAATGCATAACGTGATTTGCAAGGATAAATCCGCATGTGCTATTTCAACAAAAATACAGCGTCCATGCTACTATCATCAACAATTTCTCTTCAAGTCTATATATACATTGTCTACAATGCTTATacataaaattcatatttaataatagaaaaagagaGTATCGTGAAAAAATGTTCAGCAGTGTGTGAATCAGTGGCACTAGGCAAATAGAAAGTAAAAGTAAATAGCCAAATCAAAGAATCAGTGATGTTAAGGAACCACAAGCATTTAAGAATGATCAAGGCAAAGGCATGGGAGGCTTCCAGCTTGAGAACTCAACCATGTTTCTGTTAACAATAGTTCGATTGTGCAGCCAGAATGTCTCAGCTGATTGGTGAAACTGCCGTACTTTTCTCTGAAGTTCCCACATTATTCCTTGCATTGCAGAACACAACTCAAGTTCTGGAGCATATACCCACAAGCATCTTACTTGTCTACCAGCAGCTATCATCCGCTCTACATCTTCATCTGAAAAGCAAGCTCAAAGTTAACTGCATGACCCAGGACAGCATCCAAAACATGGAAGAAGcaatcatatttaatttaacctGGAATTGATTCTAGATACTCCAAAAGTTCCAGCCCTATTCGAGTAGATGGCCATTTGATTGATATCTGGGTGTAGTCAATCACATTTTGGAAAGGAAATTCTGCTTGATCTGATAATATAACCGGGACACACTCCTGTTTAGCAAATACATAGAATCACTTTAACTGACCtccatgtgtgtgtgtgtgtgtgtgagagagagagagagagagagagagagagagaccacaAAAAATGACTCATAAAACCGAAGCGTCCAAGAAGACTCTCCACGTGGAGCAACGCAGAACTTTGCATTGCGcaggtgttgaaaatattccaTCCTTCCAAATTTCTCTGGACCGCTGAACTTCAACTCTGGACATTCCAACTGTTTATGACGTCATTATGTATACGCTATATCACTTACAAACATATATGAGCATTAACAGTAATCTTCATCTCAAGCATGATGGAGAATATCCTACCGAAACAAAGTTACAAGGCTGAGTATGTTAAACAGAATGCACAAACAAGTGACAACCCACAAACACTCATAAAGACTCTGTTCCTTTGCCAAAGGAATGCACAAGAACAATATGCAAGTGTCCCCAATCCAATCATTGACTGAAGTCACTGCCAAAGAAATATATTGACTGGATTCAGCTTGCATGTGCAAGAATATGCAATGAAGTGAGCGCAAGAAAAGGCTGATGTTAAGTTTCTACCTACTATGACTGTTCTAACTATGACTGTTCTAACAGATACATattacatgttttatatatgACAGATCAGCTAAGCATGGTCagtttcaaaagcaaaaaagatgGATACTGAGCCATATGAATATTTCAGAATGTGTGCTTCAAGTTCATACAGAGACCAAAACTAAATCAACAATGAAAGATCCAATATGTTCTTCTACACATCAAGACAAACTCATATGGGTAACCACAAAATCACATAACATCACACAACATACCTAATCTAATCatcaaaaactgaaaataaatatataaatagataaataaaaataccttaTCTGGATACTGCTTTGCAAGCTCTATTAACTTCAGGCGGCCAACTTTCCCCTGCGCACGACCTAAATAATTCGCCAAATACTTCCTCTTTGATAAAGGTAGAGGTTGAGCCATCGCTGCCCCTCTTTTAGTCATCCCATCTTCAACATTTCCGGGAATGATAATGTCTTTCCATGTATTAAAAGAACTCGTATCTTTCTTATCAGTCCTATCCCCCTACACTAACACACAACCCGACATTCTTAAAGCCATAAGCTTCAAAATCACACACAATTAGGACCATATAGAAACATCAGCAACTCAAGCGGGTAAATGTAGCATGTCATGAAGTACGAATGGTACCTCAGGAGAAAGAATTATGGAACGATTAATGTAAGTCGCCCAAGATCTAAATAAGTGAGCTCCGGCACCACTGCACTCGCACAAAAGCAAGCACATATGCGTCAACATCCCAAAAAACATAGAAGACGAGGATCGATGTGATAAGCATTCTAACAAATCATAGCGAATTCAAGTTGAAGCCAAAGAATGATTATATACCTAGGGAAGACAAAAATGTGATCACGTCCTCCTGATCTTCTAAAGTAGGGCATTTGACTCAATGCCTGAAAAATTGACATcactaataaaaattacaactccAGTTTGAATTAAAgaagtattatttaaattaaaaaaaaaacattaccttAACATAAGTGTGGTTAATTTCCTTATCATTCAAACCACCCATCATCCGTACACATTTGGCATAGGCAGGCACAAAGAATAAATTAGCTTCCCCTTTCTTTCTAGTCCTAAATCTCGATTGCAACAACAACCTGTGTATCTTAACCTGTAATTGAGtcgaataaaattataaaaagagagTGAATAATAACTGAAAGCCCTTGGATTTTGCAAGAAACTACCTGAGTGCCCCACTGGCCTTTAACGCAAGCATCAGCAGAGATTCTTCCTTCTCTGCCTCGCAAGAGTTCCTTCAATCCGTCAATTTCGTCTTCCTCGTAGACGTAGATCTTGAGGGAGAGGTGGGTCCCGTAGCCCATCTGGGGCCAGGAGAGAGATCCACCGTCGGAAAAGTGAACGACGTTTTGTGATGTGTGGTCGTGATTTAAGGAGGAGGGAGGGCAAGTTGAGAACGGGTGGTCGAAGAGACGAGTGAGGAAGAAAGTGGAGGCGACTAAGAGGAGAGCGCCAATCTGGTGGGAGCGGGTGCATGGTGGCGTATTGTGGTGGTGAAGAGAGAAGATTCTGGTGGGTCTGTTGTTCGGGCTTCCCATTTTGTTTTCTGTTCTAGTGAAGTGAGTGAGTGACGAGGGGTAGGAGAAGAGAAAATgggaaaacttaaaaaatacccCCAACTAtagcaatttatttatttattttatcaagctTTCGCATCCTAATTAATGCGAGTGTTTGACTCACCTTTCGAtaagagtttttaaaaaaattaaaattaatttttttattttaaatagttaatatactaaaattaaaatatattattttaatatattttaaaaaaaattaaaaaaataattattatcaccatCTCAAACACtccaaatatttcttttaatttttaataactattttttgcCAATATAATTAGTCATTAAAccaaaaacttataaaaaagcagtaatgttttttaagattaattatcCTTTATCACCCAAAATAatcatttagagaaaaaaaaacagaaaaaacagatTGTTATCCTGGATGGTTGAAACAAGCATCAAAAAACATGGTTATGAAATCCAATATGGTTATGAAATCCAAATTGGATCATAGTTTCAAGATTTACATGAATTGATTTagataatttactttttatttttaaaaaacgtaAATCTAAAATAcaatgtttgataaaaaaaaaaaaaaaaaacaaggttcttctattaaaaaaaaatattaaaagagatCTGATTTTTATTGTGGTTCTAGatacaaaacactgtggattgaaacattaaaaatatttttttttcaaatgatgtcTTTGTCATTTGATTGGGAAAAAATTAACCCAGACATATTTCTTTATTACACTATAATGACTATTTTAccttgaaaagttaaaaaaacaaaaactttaggAAAGTggttattttgtcttttttaaaaagaagtaaacagttaagaaaaaaaattagcatggACAGAGGAGCTtctcttcatcttttttattttttaaattgtaaaataaataaaattacccTTTATTGTAATTCTCAAATAGGGTAAAGAGTAattgagtattttaatatattatttaaattcaaaagtgGTAGCACGCACTAGTAAGTGGACGTCGTCTATGTCCTTCGGGTGGTGTATGCGGCACCAAAATTGCACCAGACATTGTCGTCTAAGGCGGTGTTCGATGCGCCTCACCACCCTCATCACAGTAGCGAGGCTCGTGTTCACTACAGTCAGGGAAAGAGCTATGACCGCGAGTTTTTCTCTCCtccttctttcctctctcttctcctAGAAAATCATGTTGACCAttgagaaacaaacaaaaaagtcTGGCTATTTGGTTGTTAAGTTAAATtaagtccttattttttttattgcaatgtatttggtcttaaatcatttattgagttaatttattttttcaatttcatcccttaacacttgattttttatcagattgctcatcattcttttaattgcaatgtatttagttttgaatcatttattaagctattttttttttattaatttcatccctttattcttggtttttatattagatttggtcctcattcttttaattgtgataTATTTGGTCTTGGAtcctttattgaattaatttatctttgagttttttctcttaacattttaattttatatcaaatatgatcttcattcttttgattattatttttagttgttctaatcattttcttaattgaaattgtttttcaatttcatcctttatgatttgatatttttgtgtcaaatttggttctcttcttttcaaatcttcttttttaatttgttttttcaagtttatccctaattattttggttggttgggaattttaaattgtcatttttttcgtgtttgttttttatgttgtgATTCAGCCTTATGATTTGAAAGTTGGACCGGGTTGGCTTcaggtatttttaattatttttaaaaaatttcattcatcATCATTGAATTCGTTGaaaattgatattctttatttttttattcttttgtgaattagacttttcttttcaattttacctttcaatttaatatttaatgatatttaagttttggtccttaatttttttatttctaattttgattcttagtttttttttttatatcaaactaCGACAAGGACaaaaagcttttgttttttaattctttattaaatCGTGTTTCCAATTGTTCAAATGGGTTTTCTATGTTACAAAGTAAAAGGTctcttttctaatttgtttgATGTTAGATATCCTCAAACTCAACTTGTTTTTCCTATGTTGAAAACTAGCAAATTCAATTACCTAAACAATAAACATGATATCTTGAATTATTCTATCGTTTATGTGAAACCAGACAATAGAGATCACATAAttcattttcttacaattttggATCTCATGGTTATGTTTATTTTGGCTTCGAAGACGTCCTGGTTTTAAAGAGTGCTTTAAAGAATTtagcatttttaattttcataaaagtGGCCTCATTTCACACTCACATAGTTGATTCTTATTAAGAGTATCATGCAATACCCAGCTTGAATTTCTcaagttataaaaattattaaaagcttAGTTTATCTTGATTTCGTTACAAGTAACACTTTTCATAGAAATGAGTAAGAGTGCTATAGCTAAATTAACAAATGATTTGGTTGTCCATTTAGACCTAAATCTTGGGATCTCCAATCAACTAGATTGAGTTGTCATTATGataattctttaaatataaggtataatttcattttactCGATGATTTATCGACTTACTCTCTTGTTAAGCATTTTATAAGTGAATTCGCAATATTATCATTTGACTTTACATAGTTAATagagataattttatttgagagcAACTATTTTACGGTATTGTGTCTTCAACAAATGTGTCAAGACTTACCATTATATATACACTATTTGGTGCACTACCAATTTCAAATTAGCTATCGCAATGTATACAAATTGTTGGCATATATTTTAGCCAACTTggaatatcattaaaaaatatattagaagcCATTCTTTTACAGCTTTATCTTAAGCTATAAACTCAAACTCTTTTAAGGGCTTAAATATGCATGTTTGTTTAGTCCCAAGAGACTACAACTCCTCCAAcagtaaagataaatttatttgtgaattttaaaactttagtTTCAGATATCCAATAAGCATCGTTATACCCTTCAAGTAGAACTGGATATCTCATATAATagaatctatattttttactattttttatggaTGAACCATAACTTGGGATAGACACCCTTACACTTTCATATATTTAGAAGGAGGTATTTGACCATTCCATAACTTATATGGTGTCTTATCTAATTTCTTaagatgtattttatttataatataatttgctATAAAATATCTCCCCCACAAGTTCCATGGTAATCTTTAACTTATCAATCTAGCATcatcaattcttttttcaatcttgtttttaaaatgtttgaatATTTCTAAAGCCTCATATTCACTTATGAACAAACATGGATAATAATGATTTGTGCAATCATTCATAAAAgtggtaaaatatattttaccatCTCTAACTTGCTCAAAATCTTGCTCACAAATATTAGTGTGAATTAAATCTAGagattcattatttttatacatagaATAAATCAGAAGACtcaaccaaataaataaaggaagaagctttattaattttaatatttttgatacaaTAGTCATAACGTTGAGCTTAAAGAGTCTGTATATGACTAATGAACTCTTCTTCGCGTAGACCGATTCATGCTGGTTTTAGTGGTATCCTTCGAATCATCGTGGCCATTTCAATTATTTCTTCTCATGCCCGGTTTAAATTCTATGACTCTTACGAGGCTGATCCATCTGATGAGAATCCGAAAgaattaatctttattttattttgaccttTAGAAAGGGATTTTATCAACCACACAGGGCCTCCTCCAATCTTGGAATCAAAAGCTGAATCATGATAAACCTGCCGTGTTGTAGAAGAAAAAGTCCATTCACAGCACAGCTCTAATGGGAATGTACGAGAGGGGGAGGGAAGCAATGATCCTGTCCATGTTCATGAGAAGGTTTCTATTAGTAAAACACCTACTTCCCATTGGATTTCCTTTGAAGCTTGTTTATCAGAAGAGAATCCATCTGTTAACAGATCATAGTTGTATGCTTTTACTTTTGTTTAGACTCATTTACATGGATGCATGAAAAACAATCCATTCGCCCCCTCGATTGTTTTGCTTTGGAGCGATGATTTATAATCGCTGTTGATTTATAATCTCATAAGGGTCAACTTCTTTCTAAAGTTTAAGCTGATGATGCGGCTGGGATCAAGATGAAAGCGCAACAACCTTGAAGGATTTGCTACTTTCCTCATGTTTCTACTTTTAACTAATACTAGTACATTCATCCGCACTATCCGCTGTAAATTggattgttatttttctaaacctAAAAAGATGTTCAGGGTATAGAGATTTTGGACAGTTTTATTAAATCAAGCAGTTTGATTCTAAAATCTGTCTATTCGGCTTCTTGCCTAGctctaattttgaattaaatcgTGTGAAAGTTTGTTCAAAATGAATCATTCAATTTAATGAGTTTAAAGACAAGTTGGACGACTGGTAAAAACATgacatagatttttttaaaaaaatttactcgatattttattttaatattgagatgatgcCAAATTAGATCGACCCCGATCACCTT from Populus trichocarpa isolate Nisqually-1 chromosome 5, P.trichocarpa_v4.1, whole genome shotgun sequence includes these protein-coding regions:
- the LOC7492444 gene encoding probable glucuronoxylan glucuronosyltransferase F8H isoform X2; amino-acid sequence: MGSPNNRPTRIFSLHHHNTPPCTRSHQIGALLLVASTFFLTRLFDHPFSTCPPSSLNHDHTSQNVVHFSDGGSLSWPQMGYGTHLSLKIYVYEEDEIDGLKELLRGREGRISADACVKGQWGTQVKIHRLLLQSRFRTRKKGEANLFFVPAYAKCVRMMGGLNDKEINHTYVKALSQMPYFRRSGGRDHIFVFPSGAGAHLFRSWATYINRSIILSPEGDRTDKKDTSSFNTWKDIIIPGNVEDGMTKRGAAMAQPLPLSKRKYLANYLGRAQGKVGRLKLIELAKQYPDKECVPVILSDQAEFPFQNVIDYTQISIKWPSTRIGLELLEYLESIPDEDVERMIAAGRQVRCLWVYAPELELCSAMQGIMWELQRKVRQFHQSAETFWLHNRTIVNRNMVEFSSWKPPMPLP
- the LOC7492444 gene encoding probable glucuronosyltransferase Os03g0107900 isoform X1, which gives rise to MGSPNNRPTRIFSLHHHNTPPCTRSHQIGALLLVASTFFLTRLFDHPFSTCPPSSLNHDHTSQNVVHFSDGGSLSWPQMGYGTHLSLKIYVYEEDEIDGLKELLRGREGRISADACVKGQWGTQVKIHRLLLQSRFRTRKKGEANLFFVPAYAKCVRMMGGLNDKEINHTYVKALSQMPYFRRSGGRDHIFVFPSGAGAHLFRSWATYINRSIILSPEGDRTDKKDTSSFNTWKDIIIPGNVEDGMTKRGAAMAQPLPLSKRKYLANYLGRAQGKVGRLKLIELAKQYPDKLECPELKFSGPEKFGRMEYFQHLRNAKFCVAPRGESSWTLRFYESFFVECVPVILSDQAEFPFQNVIDYTQISIKWPSTRIGLELLEYLESIPDEDVERMIAAGRQVRCLWVYAPELELCSAMQGIMWELQRKVRQFHQSAETFWLHNRTIVNRNMVEFSSWKPPMPLP